The Bradyrhizobium barranii subsp. barranii genome segment CGCCGACCTCGCTAACCAACGCGCTCGCCATCAATCTGCTGCTGCTATCGACCTTCGCGGTTCAGCATAGCGGCATGGCGCGGCAGGGGTTCAAGCGGCTGTTCGCGCGCTTCGCTTCGCCGGTCATCGAGCGCTCCAGCTACGTGCTGCTGGCAAGCCTGACGCTCTTGCTGCTGTTCTGGCAATGGCAACCGATTCCGACGGTCATCTGGAACATCGAGTCTCCCGCCTTGGCCGGGCCCGTGATTGCGGGCGAGTTCCTGGGCTGGCTGATTGTGCTCTACAGCACATTCCTCATCAGCCATTTCGAACTGTTCGGCTTGACACAGGTTATCAGCCATTTCGCCGGCCGGCTCACCGCGCCCGTCAAGTTCAAGACGCCGGGCCTGTATCGCCTCATCCGCCACCCGATCTATCTGGGGTTCATCATCGCCTTCTGGTCAACACCGGTGATGACGCTCGGACACCTGATGTTCGCATCAGTGACAACGGCCTATATCTTCGTCGGCATCTGGCTCGAGGAGCGCGATCTGGTGGCGCTCTTCGGCGACGAGTACCGAAAGTATCGGGAACGCGTCGCGATGCTGTTGCCGGGCCTTTTCTGAACAGATTGGAAAGGCACCATCGTGACCGGACAGGATTTGATCGATCGTGCAAAAGCCTTCGTCGCGGCAGTCGCCGCGGCGAAGCCCCGCCAGACCGTCGAGGCCTTTTATGCCGATGATATCGTGCAGGAGGAATTTCCAAACCTTCTCCTGCCGCAGGGCGCAGTGCGCGATTTCATCAACTTGCGAGCGTCTTACGACAGATCCCGTTACATCCTTGCCTCGCAATCGTTCGAAATCGTCAACGCCCTTGCGTCAGGCAATTGCGTGGTGATGGAGACGATCTGGACTGCAACACTGGCGGTCGGCGTCGGCAAGCTTGCTCCCGGCGACACTATGCGCGCCCGTTTTGCGCAGTTCTTCGAATTCCGTGACGGGCTGATCTTCAGGATTCGCAACTACGATTGTTTCGAGCGAATCTAGTCCGTAGGGTGAGTTACGCCTGTCGACTGAGCTTCGCACGGCCGAAAGGCTAATCCACCCTGCAGGCCGTCATGCCAACCGTTCGATCACGAGATCGAGCAGCGCGCGCAGGCGCGCCAGACGCCTGAGATCGCGGTGATAGCCGACAAACGTGTCGCGGCCGGGCGGCGTTGCGCCGATGTCGAGCGCGACGAGACGGCGATCGCGGTCGCCGAGGGGGCGTGGCAGCACGGCGAACCCGCCGCCGCCGGCACACAGCTCCGCCTGCGCCTGGCGGTTGTTGCTGCGCGAGGCGATCTCCGCATTCGGCAGCGTGCGCTTCAACCAGATCGCATCCGGCATGTCGGCGAATTCGGCATTCATGGTGACGACGCGCGCGCCGCTGCCGTCGCCGGCGCGCGGCGGCTTGCTGCCCTTCCTGCCATACAGCGCGTAGGGAATGTGGAGCAGTTTTCTCGAGATCACCTCGGGCTCGCTGAACGGCATGATGCGGAAGACGAGATCGGCCTCGCGCCGCGGCAGGCTATAGAGGCGCGCATCGGTCAGGAGCTCGACGGTCACCTTGGGATGGCGCTTGCCGAAGGCGGCGATCACCGGCGACAGCATCACCGTACCGAACCAGTCCGACGACGACAGCCGCAGCATGCCGTCGAGCTGCGTCTCCACACCCGAGGCGTGGCGCTGAAGCGCGAGCGCCTCCTCCTCGATCCGCTCGGCGTGGCGCAGCACGGCGGCGCCCTCGTCGGTCAGCACAAAACCATCGGCGGTGCGCTGGAACAGCGTTTGTCCCAGCGCGGTTTCGAGCGCGCGAAGCCGCCGCCCCATCGTCGGCTGGGTCTGGCCGATCTTGCGCGCGGCAGCCCCGAGCGTGCCTTCGCGCGCAATCGCCAGGAAGATGCGCAGATCGCTCCAGTCCATCGAAATGACCTCATACAGAAATGCACGATCATCGTACATTCTTGTTCCTTCTCATGCAAAATTTCATGAGCATATTGGAAGCCGACAACGGAGCAAGACGATCATGACGAGACAATCGACGATGCGGGCTGCGATCCTGGAGACCCACAACGCGCCACTGCGCGTCTCAACCGTCTCCACGCCCGAGGTCGGCCCGCGCGAGGTGCTGGTGCGGGTGCATGCGAGCGGGGTCAATCCGCTCGACACAAAGATCCATGCCGGTGCGGCGGAGCATGCGCGTCATCCGCTGCCCGCCATTCTCGGAATCGATCTCGCCGGCGTGGTCGAGCAGACCGGGCGCGACGTGACGCGGTTCAAGCCGGGCGACGAGGTCTATGGCATGACTGGCGGCGTCGGCGGCGTGCCGGGATCGCTCGCCGAGTTCGCCGCGGTCGATGCCGACCTGCTGGCGCCCAAGCCCGCCAATCTCAGCATGCGCGAAGCGGCCGCCCTGCCGCTGATCTTCATCACGGCCTGGGAAGGCCTGATCGATCGCGCGGCGCTGAACGCCGGCCAGAAGGTATTGATTCATGGCGGTGCCGGCGGCGTCGGCCATGTCGCGATCCAGATCGCGCGCGCCATCGGAGCAGACGTGTTCGCGACCGGCTCGGCAGCGCAGCGCGCCACCATCGAAGGCTTTGGCGCTGTGTTCATCGAACGCGACACTGCGATCGAAGCTTACGTTGCAGAGCATACCGGCGGCCGCGGCTTCGACATCGTCTACGACACCGTCGGCGGCAAGGTGCTCGATGCCTCCTTCGAAGCCGTGCGCCGTTTTGGCCATGTGGTGAGCGCGCTGGGCTGGGGCACGCACGCGCTTGCGCCGCTGTCGTTCCGCGCCGCCAGCTATTCCGGTGTGTTCACGCTGCTGCCGCTGCTATCAGGCGAAGGCCGCGCGCATCACGGTGAGATCATGGCGGAGGCGACGCGCCTGGTTGAAGCCGGCAAGCTCGCGCCGCTGGTCGATGCAAGGCGCTTCACGCTGGAGAGTGTTGGCGATGCCTACGCTCTGATCCGGGATCACGCCGCCAAGGGCAAGCTGGTCGTCGACATCTGAGGTGGGGCTCGTAGCCCGGATGGAGCTGTCTGCTGCACCCGCTGCTAGTCCTCGCTGGCCGCCGCGGAGCGGTTGCGCAGGTAAGCCTGCGACAACAGGAAGAACAGTGCGCGCTCGCCATGATACTTGGCGGACGGCCGGGTGCGCTCGAAGCCATCGGCAAATATCTTGCCGGACTGGCACACCTGCCATCGCCAGCCAAACCGCTTACGCCTGGTGATGATCACTTCAAACATGCCGACGGGCTTGGTCCCCTGCTTCTGCCGGTCTCGCAAGTCATGCGCCTGCTCCGGCCTCCCCCGTTAGACGGATGCCCGACATATAGCGCAGCAGGACGGAAAGAGAATAAAATTGATTATCGGAAATCCGTATCTTCCACCGGCTATGACGAAGTCGCGACGCTTGCGGAATAAGCCTGTGCTGGCGGTGTTAATCGCTTCCTTCAACGCTGCTTGCAACGCTGCTTGCAACGCTGCTTGGTAGCGCTGGCAAAGGTATTCAAGTCGGAACACAAGACGCGTATGCCCGGTAAGCGAACGCTCACCGGGCATTCACGCCGCAGCTCAGCGGCCGACTCGCGCCTGGAGATGCGCAGGATAGCGGTCGCCCTGCACGGCGACCTTGGACAGCGCCCCTGCAATTGCAGTGAGATCCGCGTCCGACAGCGTCACCGCAGCCGCGCCGAGATTTTCCTCGAGCCGGTGCAGCTTGGTGGTGCCCGGGATCGGCACGATCCACGGCTTCTGCGCGAGCAGCCAGGCCAACGCGATCTGCGCCGGCGTCGCTTTCTTCATTGCGGCGATCTCGCCAAGCAGATCGACGAGGGTCTGATTGGATTTGCGTGCGCTGGATGAGAAGCGCGGCACGATGTTGCGGAAGTCGCTCGCATCGAACGTCGTGCTCTCGGTGATCGCGCCGGTGAGAAAACCCTTGCCGAGCGGGCTGAACGGAACGAAGCCGATGCCGAGCTCTTCCAGCTTCGGCAGGATCTCCTGCTCCGGCTCGCGCCACCACAGCGAATACTCGCTTTGCAACGCGGTCACGGGCTGCACCGCATGGGCGCGGCGAATGGTCTGCGCACCCGCCTCCGACAGGCCAAAATGCAGCACCTTGCCGGCCTGGATCAGATCCTTGACCGCGCCCGCGGTCTCCTCGACCGGCACGTCGGGATCGACGCGGTGCTGGTAGAACAGATCGATGCGATCGGTCTTGAGCCGCTTCAGGGCAGCCTCCGCCACCGCCTTGACGTTGGCCGGCCGGCTGTCGAGCCCGGCCTCGACCTTGCCGCCCTTGAAGCCGAACTTGGTGGCGATCACGACCTTGTCGCGGAATGGCTGAAGCGCCTCGCCGAGCAGCTCCTCGTTGGCAAAGGGCCCATAGGCCTCGGCGGTGTCGAAGAAGGTCACACCGCGCGCGACGGCGGTCCTGATCAGCGCGATCGCCTGCGACGTCTCGGTCGCCGGGCCATAGCCGTAGCTCAGGCCCATGCAGCCGAGGCCGAGGGCCGAGACCTCGAGGCCGCTCTTGCCCAGTTTTCGCATCTGCATCGTCAGCTCTCCGTGAAGTTCATGTTCGGCGGCGAATTTAGGCCACGCGCCGGCCCGCGATTAGATGATAAAAGCGGTATGTACTGATGAGATGGATTCATGAATGATCCGCACCAACGTCAATGACCTCCTGGCCTTCCTTGCGGTCGCGCGCGAGCGCAGCTTTACCCGCGCGGCAGCCCAGCTCGGTGTGTCGCAGTCGGCGCTCAGCCACACTGTGCGCGGCCTGGAGGAACGGCTCGGCCTGCGGCTGCTCACCCGCACCACCCGCAGCGTCGCGCCAACGGAAGCCGGCGAACGTCTGCTCCGCAATGTCGGGCCGCGCTTTGTGGAGATCGACGCAGAGCTGTCGGCGTTGACCGCGCTCCGCGAGACGCCGGCGGGCACCGTCCGCATCACCACCGGCGAGCACGCCGCACAGACGGTGCTGTGGCCGGCGCTCGCAAAGCTGCTGCCGCGCCACCCCGATATCAAGGTCGAGCTCGTCATCGACTATGGCCTGACCGATATCGTCGCCGAGCGCTACGACGCCGGCGTGCGCCTCGGCGAGCAGGTCGCCAAGGACATGATCGCGGTGCGGATCGGACCGGAGATGCGCATGGCCGTGGTCGGCGCGCCCGCCTATTTCGCCGCGCGGGGCAAGCCGAAGCTGCCGCAGGATCTCACCGAGCACAATTGCATCAACCTCCGCCTGCCGACCTATGGCGGGATCTATGCCTGGGAGTTCGAGAAGCGCGGACGCGCGATGAAGGTGCGGGTCGACGGCCAGCTCGTGTTCAACACCGGCCTGCTCAGGATGAATGCCGTGCTGGCGGGACTTGGCCTTGCCTATATCCCCGACGATCTCGTGAAGCGCGAGATCGCCGACGGCCGGCTGATCCGCGTGCTCGCCGACTGGTGCGCACCGTTTGCGGGCTATCACCTCTATTATCCGAGCCGTCGGCAGCCGACGCCGGCGTTCGCCGTGCTGGTGGAGGCGCTGCACTATCGGAAGTGAGGGGGCGCGGCCCTCCTCCTCGTCATTGCGAGCGCAGCGAAGCAATCCAGAATCTTTCCGCGGAGGTACTCTGGATTGCTTCGCTGCGCTCGCAATGACGATGTGGAAACAGCTGCGCGTCGAAACTGCGCTCTCGTGCCCCGGACGCAGCGCAGCGCTTCTTCAGCGGTGCGCTGCTGAGCCGGGCCCATCTATCGAGATATGTGCTTGTGGCTTCCTGGGTCCCGGCTCTGCGGAGCGGCATTGCATGCCGC includes the following:
- a CDS encoding aldo/keto reductase, whose amino-acid sequence is MQMRKLGKSGLEVSALGLGCMGLSYGYGPATETSQAIALIRTAVARGVTFFDTAEAYGPFANEELLGEALQPFRDKVVIATKFGFKGGKVEAGLDSRPANVKAVAEAALKRLKTDRIDLFYQHRVDPDVPVEETAGAVKDLIQAGKVLHFGLSEAGAQTIRRAHAVQPVTALQSEYSLWWREPEQEILPKLEELGIGFVPFSPLGKGFLTGAITESTTFDASDFRNIVPRFSSSARKSNQTLVDLLGEIAAMKKATPAQIALAWLLAQKPWIVPIPGTTKLHRLEENLGAAAVTLSDADLTAIAGALSKVAVQGDRYPAHLQARVGR
- a CDS encoding nuclear transport factor 2 family protein, which encodes MTGQDLIDRAKAFVAAVAAAKPRQTVEAFYADDIVQEEFPNLLLPQGAVRDFINLRASYDRSRYILASQSFEIVNALASGNCVVMETIWTATLAVGVGKLAPGDTMRARFAQFFEFRDGLIFRIRNYDCFERI
- a CDS encoding zinc-dependent alcohol dehydrogenase family protein, giving the protein MTRQSTMRAAILETHNAPLRVSTVSTPEVGPREVLVRVHASGVNPLDTKIHAGAAEHARHPLPAILGIDLAGVVEQTGRDVTRFKPGDEVYGMTGGVGGVPGSLAEFAAVDADLLAPKPANLSMREAAALPLIFITAWEGLIDRAALNAGQKVLIHGGAGGVGHVAIQIARAIGADVFATGSAAQRATIEGFGAVFIERDTAIEAYVAEHTGGRGFDIVYDTVGGKVLDASFEAVRRFGHVVSALGWGTHALAPLSFRAASYSGVFTLLPLLSGEGRAHHGEIMAEATRLVEAGKLAPLVDARRFTLESVGDAYALIRDHAAKGKLVVDI
- a CDS encoding LysR family transcriptional regulator, producing MDWSDLRIFLAIAREGTLGAAARKIGQTQPTMGRRLRALETALGQTLFQRTADGFVLTDEGAAVLRHAERIEEEALALQRHASGVETQLDGMLRLSSSDWFGTVMLSPVIAAFGKRHPKVTVELLTDARLYSLPRREADLVFRIMPFSEPEVISRKLLHIPYALYGRKGSKPPRAGDGSGARVVTMNAEFADMPDAIWLKRTLPNAEIASRSNNRQAQAELCAGGGGFAVLPRPLGDRDRRLVALDIGATPPGRDTFVGYHRDLRRLARLRALLDLVIERLA
- a CDS encoding LysR family transcriptional regulator, yielding MIRTNVNDLLAFLAVARERSFTRAAAQLGVSQSALSHTVRGLEERLGLRLLTRTTRSVAPTEAGERLLRNVGPRFVEIDAELSALTALRETPAGTVRITTGEHAAQTVLWPALAKLLPRHPDIKVELVIDYGLTDIVAERYDAGVRLGEQVAKDMIAVRIGPEMRMAVVGAPAYFAARGKPKLPQDLTEHNCINLRLPTYGGIYAWEFEKRGRAMKVRVDGQLVFNTGLLRMNAVLAGLGLAYIPDDLVKREIADGRLIRVLADWCAPFAGYHLYYPSRRQPTPAFAVLVEALHYRK
- the mddA gene encoding methanethiol S-methyltransferase; translation: MKSAALVYGTSAYLIFLGTFLYAIGFVTQYIVPKTIDTGAPTSLTNALAINLLLLSTFAVQHSGMARQGFKRLFARFASPVIERSSYVLLASLTLLLLFWQWQPIPTVIWNIESPALAGPVIAGEFLGWLIVLYSTFLISHFELFGLTQVISHFAGRLTAPVKFKTPGLYRLIRHPIYLGFIIAFWSTPVMTLGHLMFASVTTAYIFVGIWLEERDLVALFGDEYRKYRERVAMLLPGLF